One Mycobacteroides salmoniphilum DNA segment encodes these proteins:
- a CDS encoding SRPBCC family protein: MTEDVRVVSASREVDAPAAVIFELIADAARQREWDGNENLAEAAAQRVHGVGDVFVMTLTNGAVRDNHIVEFEEARRIAWLPSEVGKKPPGHLWRWELEPLGDSRTRVTHTYDWTNLTDENRLPRARNTTSERLQDSVDRLAALAESRA, translated from the coding sequence ATGACTGAGGACGTCAGAGTGGTCTCGGCGAGTCGCGAGGTGGATGCCCCGGCGGCGGTGATCTTCGAGCTCATTGCCGATGCCGCACGGCAGCGTGAATGGGATGGCAACGAGAACCTTGCCGAGGCCGCCGCACAACGTGTGCACGGCGTGGGTGATGTATTCGTGATGACCCTCACCAACGGTGCCGTTCGCGACAACCACATCGTGGAGTTCGAGGAGGCGCGCAGGATCGCGTGGTTGCCCTCGGAGGTGGGCAAGAAACCGCCTGGTCACCTGTGGCGATGGGAACTAGAGCCGCTCGGCGACAGCCGCACACGGGTGACCCATACGTACGACTGGACAAATCTCACCGACGAGAACAGGCTGCCGCGGGCTCGTAACACGACGTCAGAGCGGCTGCAGGACTCGGTGGACAGGCTCGCGGCACTCGCCGAGTCACGCGCCTAG
- a CDS encoding SRPBCC domain-containing protein, which translates to MASRVLVSLRVRATPERAFDVFVKDIGIWWQPNTLFRFTRRRGALAIEPELGGRFVESYPDGTEFEIGRVTTWEPGRRLGLTWRQDSFAEDQMTTVEVRFEPIRDETRVTVEHLGWESVPQDHVARHTFPDGLFLRRHGEWWQVLLESLRTQIGAP; encoded by the coding sequence ATGGCGTCACGTGTGCTGGTATCACTGCGGGTACGTGCCACCCCGGAGCGCGCATTCGACGTATTCGTCAAGGACATCGGAATCTGGTGGCAGCCCAACACACTGTTCCGATTCACCCGACGCCGTGGCGCACTCGCGATCGAACCGGAGCTCGGTGGCCGCTTCGTTGAGTCATACCCGGACGGCACCGAGTTCGAAATCGGCAGGGTCACCACGTGGGAACCCGGCCGACGGCTGGGCCTGACCTGGCGTCAGGACAGCTTCGCCGAGGATCAGATGACTACCGTCGAGGTGCGGTTCGAGCCGATCAGGGACGAAACCCGGGTAACGGTCGAACATCTCGGCTGGGAGTCGGTTCCGCAGGATCATGTGGCACGCCATACCTTTCCCGACGGACTGTTCCTGCGCCGCCACGGCGAGTGGTGGCAGGTGCTGCTGGAGTCGCTGCGGACCCAGATCGGGGCGCCGTAG
- a CDS encoding MBL fold metallo-hydrolase — protein sequence MTTRTSNVRRIRSDLWETRRDSPFPGLTTHAYLWTRPDGNVLFYSPATDADFEVIAELGGVAHQYLSHQDEAGPMLAVVKQRFGSSLHASAHERNEIGEHADLDVAIDERHVDDNGVEAIPTPGHSAGSTSYLVTGADGEKYLFTGDTMFPTEGGVWSTFLVPGRGSADELSGSLDLLGGLDPDVVISSAYGGNSAVYELPEGRWRELIAQAQQSVRRD from the coding sequence ATGACAACGAGAACGTCGAATGTGCGCCGGATTCGATCAGATCTGTGGGAGACACGCAGGGACAGTCCGTTCCCCGGGTTGACCACCCACGCCTACCTGTGGACCCGCCCCGACGGGAACGTGCTGTTCTACAGTCCCGCCACCGATGCCGACTTCGAGGTGATCGCAGAACTGGGCGGGGTGGCCCACCAGTACCTGTCGCATCAGGACGAGGCCGGACCCATGCTCGCCGTCGTGAAACAACGATTCGGGTCGAGTCTGCACGCATCCGCCCACGAGCGGAACGAGATTGGTGAGCACGCGGACCTTGATGTCGCCATCGACGAACGTCACGTGGACGACAACGGCGTTGAGGCCATCCCCACACCGGGACATTCCGCCGGCAGCACAAGCTATCTGGTCACGGGTGCGGACGGCGAGAAGTACCTCTTCACCGGAGACACCATGTTCCCCACCGAGGGGGGCGTATGGTCTACCTTCCTGGTTCCCGGGCGCGGCAGTGCCGATGAGTTGTCGGGGAGCCTGGACCTGTTGGGGGGCCTGGACCCGGACGTCGTCATCTCGAGCGCCTACGGCGGGAACTCCGCGGTGTACGAGCTTCCGGAAGGTCGTTGGCGCGAGCTCATCGCCCAGGCGCAGCAAAGCGTGCGGCGCGATTAA
- a CDS encoding VOC family protein — protein sequence MSTRPSLASAVVYQDPSAALDWLEKAFGFERSMVITDNDGKIEHSEMRFGDGYLMVGSEWDASVASPKTVGGRCTQTIHVQIDSDIDTHCEQAEAAGATILMRPADQFYGDRVYRAQDPEGHIWTFGQSVRTVSREDAEKASGLNIEGWV from the coding sequence ATGAGCACACGTCCTAGCTTGGCCTCGGCGGTCGTCTACCAGGACCCGTCGGCAGCTCTTGACTGGCTGGAGAAGGCCTTTGGTTTCGAACGGTCTATGGTCATCACCGATAACGACGGCAAGATTGAGCATTCCGAGATGCGTTTCGGGGATGGCTATCTCATGGTCGGATCCGAGTGGGACGCCAGTGTCGCCAGCCCCAAAACGGTCGGCGGCAGATGTACCCAGACGATCCATGTTCAAATCGACAGCGATATCGACACGCACTGCGAGCAGGCCGAGGCGGCTGGTGCCACGATCTTGATGCGCCCGGCCGACCAGTTCTACGGCGACCGGGTATATCGGGCCCAAGACCCCGAGGGACACATCTGGACCTTCGGCCAGTCGGTGCGGACGGTCTCGCGCGAGGATGCCGAAAAAGCGAGCGGTCTGAACATCGAGGGATGGGTTTGA
- a CDS encoding TetR/AcrR family transcriptional regulator, translated as MSSTTAPSDAEIAGTPRVLAPADRLLRAAADLFATQGIRAVGIDQILRESGVAKASLYSSYGSKDALIVAYLEELDQRDRNRWDAAVATRRDPIAKVLTFFDLAASAAHARNFRGCLYANAATEFPGTEWEPVRAHRAWFRATVTALLREAGISRPDNVARRVQLFYDGALTASKMEKSVEPITLARKLARESIG; from the coding sequence ATGAGTTCCACGACAGCACCGTCGGACGCCGAGATCGCCGGGACCCCCCGTGTGCTCGCGCCCGCTGATCGACTGCTTCGTGCGGCCGCAGATCTCTTTGCCACGCAGGGAATTAGAGCGGTGGGGATCGACCAGATACTGCGTGAGTCGGGGGTTGCCAAAGCGAGTTTGTACAGCAGCTACGGATCCAAGGATGCGCTCATCGTCGCCTACCTCGAAGAATTGGATCAGCGTGATCGCAACCGCTGGGATGCGGCGGTCGCCACACGGCGGGATCCCATCGCAAAAGTCCTGACGTTCTTCGATCTGGCCGCCAGTGCCGCGCATGCCAGAAACTTCCGCGGCTGTCTGTACGCGAACGCTGCTACCGAATTCCCCGGGACAGAATGGGAACCGGTGCGAGCGCATCGTGCGTGGTTCCGTGCGACCGTGACAGCACTGCTGCGTGAGGCCGGGATATCACGCCCCGACAACGTCGCCCGACGCGTGCAGCTGTTTTACGACGGCGCGCTGACCGCGTCCAAGATGGAGAAATCCGTGGAGCCGATAACGCTGGCACGCAAACTCGCTCGAGAATCGATCGGCTAG
- a CDS encoding HAD family hydrolase, with amino-acid sequence MTVSPAPNPVADIALSPTGPQVGAFFDLDGTLVAGFTPTAHARDRMRRGQASIGEVLGVLEATFRYKLGRMEFERLVVRAAGYLRGDSLAELEAVGERIFHQHNASMIYPQMCERVRAHQEQGHTVMLSSSALTIHAEPVARHLGITHVLCNHFDLDDDGLLTGGIRTPIVWGRNKAAAVALFCEANGIDLQRSYFYADGEEDIDLMSLVGEPCPVNPRGRLAAMASTQGWPVLRLDDPRPHGVSSSLRRLAGLVRR; translated from the coding sequence ATGACGGTGAGCCCGGCACCCAATCCGGTGGCCGACATAGCGCTCAGCCCCACAGGTCCGCAGGTAGGAGCCTTCTTCGACCTGGACGGCACTCTCGTGGCCGGATTCACCCCGACGGCACACGCCCGCGATCGGATGCGCCGTGGTCAGGCCAGCATCGGCGAGGTTCTCGGAGTTCTGGAGGCCACTTTCCGGTACAAGCTGGGCCGCATGGAGTTCGAGCGCTTGGTGGTGCGCGCCGCCGGATACCTGCGTGGCGACTCGCTGGCCGAACTCGAAGCCGTGGGCGAACGAATCTTCCACCAGCACAATGCCTCGATGATCTATCCGCAGATGTGCGAGCGTGTGCGGGCGCATCAGGAACAGGGCCACACCGTGATGCTGAGTTCTTCGGCGCTGACCATTCACGCCGAACCGGTAGCGCGCCATCTCGGAATAACCCACGTCCTGTGCAACCACTTCGACCTCGACGATGACGGGCTTCTCACCGGCGGTATTCGCACGCCCATCGTGTGGGGACGCAACAAGGCGGCCGCGGTCGCGCTGTTCTGCGAAGCCAATGGCATTGATTTACAACGCAGTTACTTCTACGCGGACGGCGAGGAGGATATCGATCTGATGTCCCTTGTCGGTGAGCCCTGCCCGGTCAACCCGCGCGGCCGGCTCGCGGCCATGGCATCCACCCAAGGCTGGCCGGTGCTGCGATTGGACGATCCGCGGCCCCATGGCGTGAGCTCGTCGCTGCGCAGGCTCGCCGGGCTGGTTCGCCGATAG
- a CDS encoding FAD-binding oxidoreductase, with protein sequence MDPQPNRPRTPALITRRSVLSAGVALTFGAAAITGCSPKHSEDVPTIPRWEDLRRKLSGTLTVHGEAGSDEAARTFNPLFDVNHPGAVAFCTSEQDVAGCVEFASSSGIPIAARSGGHSYAGYCVPNNGLVVDLGQMAAVSVTGTRATVGSGARLIDVYAGVWAAGRMLAGGSCPTVGIAGLTLGGGIGVLTRKFGLTCDQLISARVVTADGGIRVVSSDSEPELFWAIRGVGGGNFCIVTEFTFETAQATELTVFTLDYAPGDMAAILRRWLMFMDDAPDELWTTLHAVAGTTPQCRIVGCIAKTDNPRALVDGLRSAIGIGPSDRFVADKSFLDAMKFMGGCSTLTVAQCHPAWNGDGAGQLQREAFVASSRMVPDAAIDTARVEALLVGDRGLTFIFDSLGGAVSRVSADATAFPHRRAAASIQIYHGVGADSSVAYRRVDEARDRLAEVCGAAAYVNYIDPRLPDWAAAYYGDNLTRLRRIASAYDPNGVFGFMQAVRP encoded by the coding sequence ATGGACCCCCAACCGAATCGCCCGCGCACACCTGCGCTGATCACCAGGCGCAGTGTGCTGTCCGCCGGGGTGGCCTTGACATTCGGCGCTGCGGCGATCACCGGATGCTCACCAAAACACTCTGAAGACGTACCGACCATCCCTCGATGGGAAGACCTGCGCCGCAAACTATCCGGCACTCTCACGGTGCACGGGGAAGCCGGGTCTGACGAGGCCGCGCGGACGTTCAATCCCCTGTTTGACGTGAATCATCCTGGCGCGGTGGCCTTCTGCACTTCCGAGCAGGATGTGGCGGGTTGCGTGGAGTTCGCATCCAGCTCCGGGATACCCATAGCCGCGCGCAGTGGTGGCCACAGCTATGCCGGTTACTGCGTCCCGAACAACGGCCTGGTGGTCGATCTCGGGCAGATGGCGGCGGTGTCGGTGACCGGGACGCGGGCAACGGTCGGATCTGGCGCGCGTCTGATCGATGTCTACGCGGGTGTCTGGGCTGCAGGCCGGATGCTCGCAGGTGGCTCATGTCCGACCGTTGGCATCGCCGGGCTGACACTCGGCGGCGGGATAGGGGTTCTCACCCGCAAGTTCGGACTCACGTGCGACCAGCTGATATCGGCACGCGTGGTGACCGCCGACGGTGGGATCCGAGTCGTGTCGTCGGATTCCGAGCCCGAACTATTCTGGGCCATCCGCGGAGTTGGCGGCGGAAACTTCTGCATAGTCACGGAGTTCACCTTCGAGACCGCCCAGGCAACAGAGCTCACGGTGTTCACGCTCGACTACGCGCCGGGGGACATGGCGGCGATCCTGCGCCGGTGGCTGATGTTCATGGACGATGCGCCCGATGAACTGTGGACAACCCTGCACGCCGTGGCCGGCACCACACCGCAATGCCGGATCGTGGGATGTATCGCCAAGACCGACAATCCACGTGCACTGGTCGATGGTCTCCGCAGCGCGATCGGCATCGGCCCATCCGATCGATTCGTCGCCGACAAGTCCTTTCTCGATGCCATGAAGTTCATGGGCGGCTGCTCGACATTGACTGTGGCTCAGTGTCATCCGGCATGGAACGGCGACGGGGCGGGACAGCTGCAGCGCGAGGCGTTTGTGGCGTCCTCCCGCATGGTCCCGGACGCGGCTATCGACACTGCCAGAGTCGAGGCGCTCCTGGTCGGCGACCGCGGGCTCACCTTCATCTTCGACAGCCTCGGAGGCGCCGTGAGCCGAGTTTCGGCCGACGCCACCGCCTTCCCGCATCGGCGGGCGGCCGCATCGATCCAGATCTATCACGGAGTCGGCGCAGACTCGTCCGTCGCGTATCGCCGCGTGGACGAGGCACGGGATCGGCTCGCGGAGGTCTGTGGCGCCGCCGCATACGTGAATTACATCGATCCCCGGCTACCCGATTGGGCCGCAGCGTATTACGGGGACAACCTGACGCGGCTGCGACGGATTGCTTCGGCCTACGATCCGAATGGAGTCTTCGGGTTCATGCAGGCCGTTCGCCCTTAA
- a CDS encoding ArsR/SmtB family transcription factor — translation MGLTRPSPELASIDRTIAALADPHRRRIVEVLRDRPRRAGEIAQAVGLSPAALSRHLRTLKASELVQESHPEFDARVRIYTLRPAPMAELKAWLDEIEKLWATQLSAFKEHIEREQA, via the coding sequence ATGGGTTTGACTCGGCCCTCTCCGGAGCTCGCGAGCATAGATCGCACAATCGCCGCGCTGGCCGATCCCCATCGACGAAGAATCGTTGAGGTGCTGCGGGATCGACCGCGTCGCGCGGGAGAGATCGCACAAGCCGTCGGCCTGAGCCCCGCGGCACTCAGTAGGCACCTGCGGACCCTCAAGGCCAGCGAGCTGGTCCAGGAGTCTCACCCGGAATTCGACGCGCGAGTACGCATCTACACGTTGCGACCGGCTCCCATGGCAGAACTGAAGGCATGGCTCGACGAGATCGAGAAGCTCTGGGCTACCCAACTTTCGGCGTTCAAGGAGCACATCGAGCGAGAGCAGGCCTGA
- a CDS encoding alpha/beta hydrolase-fold protein, with amino-acid sequence MPPTTPMPPPAPTPIPQLPANDFHQYSHGISALGGWFPMVVQVLAVVTLLVVIGWRGRRWRLLWVPVSVAIGAVGALVAWVYMNSEGLASDPAPFKLWIWIGVFVTSVAVAVIGFRSARWWRRGVSALAVPLTLLSALVALNTWVGYYPTVQAAWGAVSAGPLPNQVDISELAGLRNSNPDAGKVVDVDIPGDASGFKHRGEYVYLPPAWFAGDTPPRLPVVMMIAGEFNTPADWIRTGNATQMIDDYAKSHGGQAPIFVFVDVAGSFNNDTECVNGPRGNAADHLTEDVRPYVVSEFGGSADPAKWAVVGWSMGGTCAIDLTVMHPDLFSTFVDIAGDHGPTAGTKQQTIERLYGGDAARWDAFDPRTVMAKHGPYTGVTGWFEDAIPPADSKKPSGAKRPTADTPTGVGGHDDVTDNDRDGAAADLCAAAQQVQISCTIHQMISGHTWQFASRTFSDALPWLAAQLHTPGSP; translated from the coding sequence GTGCCACCGACTACGCCGATGCCCCCTCCGGCGCCGACTCCTATTCCACAGCTGCCTGCCAACGATTTCCACCAGTACAGCCACGGGATTTCGGCCCTCGGTGGTTGGTTTCCGATGGTCGTCCAGGTGCTTGCGGTCGTGACCTTGCTGGTGGTCATCGGATGGCGCGGCCGCCGGTGGCGCCTGCTGTGGGTGCCCGTGAGCGTAGCGATCGGCGCGGTGGGTGCGTTGGTGGCGTGGGTCTACATGAACTCCGAAGGGTTGGCCTCTGACCCGGCACCCTTCAAATTGTGGATATGGATCGGTGTGTTCGTCACGTCGGTCGCGGTTGCCGTCATCGGCTTCCGGAGTGCGCGCTGGTGGCGTCGTGGTGTATCGGCGTTGGCCGTTCCACTGACGTTGCTTTCGGCACTCGTCGCGCTCAATACCTGGGTGGGCTACTACCCCACCGTGCAGGCGGCCTGGGGTGCGGTCTCTGCGGGCCCGCTTCCCAACCAGGTCGATATCAGTGAGCTTGCGGGTCTGCGCAATTCGAATCCCGATGCCGGAAAGGTTGTCGACGTCGACATCCCCGGCGACGCAAGCGGGTTCAAGCACCGAGGCGAGTACGTCTATCTCCCTCCGGCGTGGTTCGCGGGCGATACTCCGCCGCGATTGCCGGTGGTGATGATGATCGCCGGTGAGTTCAACACCCCAGCCGACTGGATCCGCACGGGTAACGCCACCCAGATGATCGACGACTATGCCAAATCGCACGGTGGGCAAGCACCGATCTTCGTGTTCGTCGATGTCGCGGGAAGTTTCAACAACGACACCGAATGTGTCAACGGCCCGCGTGGCAACGCCGCCGATCACCTCACCGAAGATGTTCGCCCCTATGTGGTCTCGGAGTTCGGCGGGTCGGCCGATCCTGCCAAATGGGCTGTTGTCGGCTGGTCCATGGGCGGCACCTGCGCTATTGACCTGACGGTCATGCATCCGGATCTGTTCTCCACGTTCGTCGATATCGCCGGTGACCATGGTCCGACCGCCGGAACCAAGCAACAGACGATCGAGCGACTGTATGGCGGTGATGCCGCTCGATGGGACGCCTTCGACCCGCGCACCGTGATGGCCAAACATGGTCCGTACACCGGTGTCACGGGATGGTTCGAGGACGCGATACCTCCGGCAGACAGCAAGAAACCAAGTGGTGCGAAGCGCCCCACGGCCGACACCCCGACTGGAGTCGGTGGGCATGACGATGTGACTGACAATGATCGAGACGGTGCTGCCGCGGATCTGTGCGCAGCGGCCCAGCAGGTGCAGATCTCCTGCACCATCCACCAGATGATCAGTGGGCACACCTGGCAATTCGCCAGTCGAACATTCTCGGACGCACTGCCCTGGCTGGCGGCGCAGCTCCACACCCCGGGAAGCCCCTGA
- a CDS encoding SGNH/GDSL hydrolase family protein, producing the protein MAGRYVALGSSMAAGPGILPRAPGSPRLAGRSARNYPHQVAERKGYQLADVTYSGATTAHVLTDRQNNAAPQIAALDGTEELVTVTIGGNDVGYVPFLLAACLPRVLRALPVVGGGLSDILDTGQRDAALAVVGESLRAVGEQVRNRAPRARVIFVDYLALLPPEGELAPPYTQAETASGRRIAAELMAATAAAAHATGCEIVRASTASADHHAWSARPWTTRPGFPWPWRPAPLHPNADGMTAVADLIVAVLDAASND; encoded by the coding sequence ATGGCGGGACGCTATGTGGCATTGGGAAGTTCGATGGCTGCTGGACCGGGCATCCTGCCGCGTGCGCCGGGCTCACCCCGGTTGGCTGGGCGCTCGGCACGCAACTATCCGCACCAGGTTGCCGAACGTAAGGGATATCAGCTGGCCGATGTCACCTATTCCGGTGCGACCACCGCACATGTTCTGACCGACCGGCAGAACAACGCCGCACCGCAGATCGCTGCACTCGACGGCACCGAGGAGCTGGTGACGGTCACGATCGGCGGCAACGACGTCGGCTATGTGCCGTTCTTGCTGGCCGCGTGCCTGCCGCGCGTCCTGCGTGCCCTGCCCGTGGTCGGCGGTGGGTTGAGCGACATACTCGACACCGGCCAGCGGGATGCGGCACTGGCGGTTGTGGGTGAATCGCTGCGCGCGGTGGGTGAGCAGGTGCGAAATCGCGCACCGCGAGCGCGGGTGATCTTCGTCGATTACCTCGCACTCTTGCCACCCGAAGGCGAGCTCGCACCGCCGTACACCCAGGCCGAGACCGCGAGCGGACGTCGCATCGCCGCGGAACTCATGGCTGCCACCGCGGCCGCGGCCCACGCCACCGGCTGCGAGATCGTGCGCGCCTCGACGGCCAGCGCCGACCATCACGCCTGGTCGGCGCGACCCTGGACTACCCGTCCCGGATTCCCCTGGCCCTGGCGCCCGGCCCCGCTTCACCCCAACGCGGACGGCATGACCGCCGTGGCCGATCTGATCGTGGCCGTATTGGACGCCGCGTCTAATGACTGA